The following coding sequences lie in one Kingella potus genomic window:
- a CDS encoding cytochrome C: MKQASVLCAVLVLAAASAHAGKLSCGKESVREYASVTKCSYPGTSLVDAYAAVRAAGHTTNHMPQTLPANNTKRRIDEETAVVTKWQGRQKVSVCEESNAEYCVILKQSKGRVAIELFGTSP; this comes from the coding sequence ATGAAACAAGCAAGCGTATTGTGCGCCGTATTGGTATTGGCCGCCGCATCCGCCCACGCCGGAAAACTGTCCTGCGGCAAAGAGTCCGTCCGTGAATATGCCAGCGTTACCAAATGCAGCTATCCAGGCACATCGCTGGTCGATGCCTATGCCGCAGTGCGTGCCGCCGGCCACACCACAAACCATATGCCCCAAACCCTGCCCGCTAACAACACCAAACGGCGTATCGATGAGGAAACGGCGGTTGTTACCAAATGGCAGGGCAGGCAAAAAGTATCCGTGTGCGAAGAAAGCAACGCCGAATATTGCGTGATACTGAAACAAAGCAAAGGGCGTGTAGCCATCGAGCTTTTCGGCACATCGCCATAA
- a CDS encoding C40 family peptidase, with protein MKNTALLFVPAALLLAACGTPPKKHPRTHDTRTHTARAPMPKTIRISHIGRAAGGQELMLHSMDLVGTPYRWGGSSDTGFDCSGMVQYVYKNAIGINLPRSSRDMAAASRTISTRELQSGDLVFFNTSGRGISHVGLYLGGGKFLHAPRSGSTVQTESLSSPYYAKRLVKAGTFF; from the coding sequence ATGAAAAACACCGCCCTACTGTTCGTCCCCGCCGCCCTATTGCTTGCCGCCTGCGGCACCCCGCCCAAAAAACACCCGCGTACACACGATACACGCACCCACACCGCCCGTGCGCCCATGCCGAAAACCATCCGCATCAGCCACATCGGCCGCGCCGCCGGCGGGCAGGAACTCATGCTGCACAGCATGGATCTCGTCGGCACGCCCTACCGCTGGGGCGGCAGCAGCGATACCGGCTTCGATTGCAGCGGCATGGTGCAGTATGTTTACAAAAACGCCATCGGCATCAACCTCCCCCGCAGCTCCCGCGACATGGCTGCCGCCAGCCGCACCATCAGCACCCGCGAGCTGCAAAGCGGCGACCTCGTCTTCTTCAACACCTCAGGACGCGGCATTTCCCACGTCGGACTCTACCTCGGCGGCGGCAAATTCCTCCACGCCCCCCGTTCCGGCAGCACCGTCCAAACCGAAAGCCTAAGCAGCCCCTACTACGCCAAACGCCTGGTCAAAGCGGGAACGTTTTTCTGA
- a CDS encoding YfgM family protein, with amino-acid sequence MAAHIDEQQELENFKDFWRNWGRWLFAALLAGAAGYFAWVMYQQNQKTKNGEAASALAALVGKAQNSKDEKAVQSDLAGLQQNYPSSISAAQATMMVAAEAFDKGRFDEAEKQLLWVMRNQKEPFVQALAVQRLATVQMEQKKYDAALATLNTPTDAAFANIIQETRGDVYAAQGKNKEAAAAYKQALDKTAQDAPGRELLQLKAEATQ; translated from the coding sequence ATGGCCGCACACATCGACGAACAACAGGAACTCGAAAACTTTAAAGATTTCTGGCGCAATTGGGGGCGTTGGCTGTTTGCCGCCCTGCTTGCCGGAGCCGCAGGCTATTTCGCATGGGTCATGTACCAGCAGAACCAAAAAACGAAAAACGGCGAAGCCGCCTCCGCCCTGGCCGCCTTAGTCGGCAAAGCGCAAAACAGCAAAGACGAAAAAGCCGTACAGTCCGATTTGGCCGGATTGCAGCAAAACTACCCATCCAGCATCTCCGCCGCACAGGCCACCATGATGGTTGCCGCAGAAGCCTTTGACAAAGGCCGCTTCGACGAAGCGGAAAAACAGCTTTTATGGGTGATGCGGAACCAAAAAGAGCCGTTTGTCCAAGCCCTTGCCGTCCAGCGGCTTGCCACCGTACAGATGGAGCAGAAAAAATACGATGCCGCCCTCGCCACTCTGAACACGCCGACCGATGCCGCCTTTGCAAACATCATTCAGGAAACACGCGGCGACGTATACGCCGCACAGGGAAAAAACAAAGAGGCTGCCGCTGCCTACAAACAGGCATTGGACAAAACGGCGCAGGACGCACCCGGCCGCGAACTGTTGCAACTGAAAGCCGAAGCAACGCAGTAA
- the hisS gene encoding histidine--tRNA ligase, with amino-acid sequence MGQKIQAVKGMNDLLPAEQKDFKLSSAFWQAFEEAVVRWTRRFGYSQIRTPIVEQTGLFVRSIGEETDVVGKEMYTFADSNDTLSLSLRPEGTASCLRAVVEHNLLYNSPQKLWYMGPMFRRERPQKGRYRQFHQVGVEALGYDGPDVDAEMIAMCADLWRELGIAGQLTLEINSLGNKEERSAHRSALVDYLQTHENALDEDSRRRMRTNPLRVLDSKNPALQDICNAAPRLSDYLGEASLAHYTGFKQLLDALGIAYTENPRLVRGLDYYNLTVFEWTTDKLGAQATVCGGGRYNGLIGELGGKDAPAIGFAMGIERLLLLVREYGRLQTEAAHDVYVVQQPEGLAAAMRYAAELRAAGFKVMQHSGVQSLKNQMKKADTSGARFTVIIGTDEAAQGTATLKDMKGAHGQQTVPAADLTELINQWKNA; translated from the coding sequence ATGGGACAAAAAATCCAAGCCGTCAAAGGCATGAACGATCTGCTGCCCGCAGAACAAAAAGATTTCAAACTCAGCTCTGCCTTCTGGCAGGCCTTTGAAGAGGCCGTTGTCCGTTGGACGCGCCGTTTCGGATACAGCCAAATCCGTACGCCGATTGTCGAGCAGACCGGCCTTTTTGTCCGCTCCATCGGCGAAGAAACCGATGTTGTCGGTAAAGAAATGTACACTTTCGCCGATTCCAACGACACACTCAGCCTCAGCCTGCGTCCCGAAGGTACGGCTTCCTGCCTGCGCGCCGTAGTCGAACACAACCTGCTGTACAACAGCCCGCAGAAACTTTGGTATATGGGGCCGATGTTCCGCCGGGAACGGCCGCAAAAAGGCCGCTACCGGCAGTTTCACCAAGTCGGCGTGGAGGCTTTGGGTTACGACGGTCCCGATGTCGATGCCGAAATGATCGCCATGTGTGCCGACTTGTGGCGCGAGCTCGGTATTGCCGGCCAACTGACGCTGGAAATCAACAGCTTGGGCAACAAAGAAGAACGTTCTGCCCACCGTAGTGCGCTGGTGGATTATCTGCAAACTCATGAAAACGCATTGGACGAAGACAGCCGCCGCCGTATGCGCACCAATCCGCTGCGCGTCCTCGACAGCAAAAATCCCGCTTTGCAGGACATCTGCAATGCCGCGCCGCGCCTGTCCGACTATCTCGGCGAAGCCTCGCTGGCGCACTACACAGGCTTCAAACAACTTTTGGACGCACTGGGCATCGCCTATACCGAAAACCCCCGCCTCGTACGCGGCCTCGACTACTACAACCTTACCGTATTCGAATGGACGACCGACAAACTCGGCGCACAGGCCACCGTTTGCGGCGGCGGCCGCTACAACGGCCTGATTGGCGAACTGGGCGGCAAAGACGCGCCCGCCATCGGTTTCGCCATGGGCATCGAACGCCTGCTGCTGCTGGTGCGCGAATACGGCCGTTTGCAAACCGAAGCCGCACACGACGTGTATGTCGTGCAGCAGCCGGAGGGGTTGGCGGCAGCCATGCGGTATGCGGCAGAGCTGCGGGCTGCGGGTTTCAAGGTCATGCAGCACAGCGGCGTACAAAGCCTGAAAAACCAAATGAAAAAAGCCGATACTTCCGGAGCCCGCTTTACCGTCATCATCGGCACGGATGAAGCGGCGCAGGGTACGGCCACCCTCAAAGACATGAAAGGCGCACACGGGCAGCAGACCGTTCCCGCCGCCGACCTGACCGAACTCATCAACCAATGGAAGAACGCATAA
- the der gene encoding ribosome biogenesis GTPase Der: MKPTIALVGRPNVGKSTLFNRLTRSKDALVHDLPGLTRDRHYGHGRLGSKPYLVIDTGGFEPVVDSGILHEMAKQTLQAVDEADAVVFLVDARTGLTPQDKIIADRLRRSPRPVYLAVNKGEGGRHDVLASEFYELALGEPRVISGAHGDGVYHLIEDILAGFPAAAEEAVAEKHPVFAVIGRPNVGKSTLVNAILGEERVIAFDMAGTTRDSIHIDFERGGKPFTIIDTAGVRRRGKVDEAVEKFSVIKAMQAVEAANVAVLVLDAQQDIADQDATIAGFALEAGRALVVAVNKWDGISEERRNEIKRDITRKLYFLDFAKFHYISALKEKGIDGLFDSIQAAYDAAFVKMSTPKITRVLQSAVERQQPPRSGLVRPKMRYAHQGGMNPPVIVIHGNALQHISDSYTRYLTQTFRKAFHLQGTPLRIQYNVGENPYEESAVQTKKQPLRRVSLSNRIAKRESRKAEKERNSGGKKKTRQVSVKKRQGGK; encoded by the coding sequence ATGAAACCAACCATCGCCCTTGTGGGCAGGCCGAACGTCGGCAAATCCACCCTGTTCAACCGCTTAACGCGCAGTAAAGACGCGCTGGTACATGACCTGCCCGGCCTCACGCGCGACCGCCATTACGGCCACGGCCGCCTCGGCAGCAAGCCCTATCTCGTCATCGACACCGGCGGCTTCGAACCGGTGGTGGACAGCGGTATTTTGCACGAAATGGCCAAACAAACCTTGCAGGCGGTGGACGAAGCCGATGCCGTCGTTTTTCTGGTGGACGCGCGCACCGGACTCACGCCGCAAGACAAAATCATTGCCGACCGCCTGCGCCGGTCGCCCCGCCCGGTTTATTTGGCGGTAAACAAAGGCGAAGGCGGCAGACACGACGTGCTGGCATCCGAATTTTACGAGCTGGCTCTGGGCGAGCCGCGCGTCATCTCCGGCGCACACGGCGACGGCGTATACCACCTCATCGAAGACATACTGGCAGGCTTCCCCGCAGCCGCCGAGGAAGCGGTTGCGGAAAAACACCCTGTTTTTGCCGTAATCGGCCGACCCAATGTCGGCAAATCCACGCTGGTAAACGCCATTTTGGGCGAAGAACGTGTGATTGCCTTCGACATGGCCGGCACCACGCGCGACAGCATCCACATCGATTTCGAACGAGGCGGCAAACCGTTCACCATTATCGACACCGCAGGCGTGCGCCGTCGCGGCAAAGTGGATGAAGCCGTGGAAAAGTTTTCCGTTATCAAGGCAATGCAGGCGGTAGAGGCCGCCAATGTGGCCGTTTTGGTACTCGATGCGCAGCAGGACATTGCCGATCAGGATGCCACCATCGCCGGTTTCGCCCTCGAAGCGGGCAGAGCATTGGTTGTGGCCGTCAATAAATGGGACGGCATCAGCGAAGAGCGGCGCAACGAGATCAAACGCGACATCACCCGCAAGCTGTACTTCCTCGACTTTGCCAAATTCCACTACATTTCCGCGCTTAAAGAAAAAGGCATAGACGGCCTGTTTGACAGCATTCAGGCCGCCTATGACGCGGCATTTGTCAAAATGTCCACGCCGAAAATCACCCGTGTACTGCAAAGCGCGGTAGAACGCCAACAGCCGCCGCGATCCGGTCTGGTGCGTCCGAAAATGCGCTATGCCCACCAGGGCGGCATGAATCCGCCCGTCATCGTCATTCACGGCAACGCCCTGCAACACATTTCCGACAGCTATACCCGCTACCTGACGCAGACTTTCCGCAAGGCCTTCCATCTGCAAGGCACGCCGCTGCGCATCCAGTACAATGTCGGTGAAAACCCCTACGAAGAATCCGCCGTACAAACCAAAAAACAACCCCTGCGCCGCGTGTCGCTGAGCAACCGCATTGCCAAACGCGAAAGCCGCAAAGCGGAAAAAGAACGCAACAGCGGGGGTAAAAAGAAAACCCGCCAAGTCAGCGTGAAAAAAAGGCAGGGCGGGAAGTAG